One genomic segment of Thermodesulfobacterium sp. TA1 includes these proteins:
- a CDS encoding Spy/CpxP family protein refolding chaperone: MIGFLKFDFYFKISSFISTISTIRNIVLAFVLALSLVVYAYSQEVVKGGVPQARKTILDFKEELKLNEKQVKEIEKYLQGFFKKEQELSSKIREKEARFKEMLNSDWDIKEIKKLVKEIHCLRGELIAEELETGKKIDGVLNEEQRKKWREIRIGRR; encoded by the coding sequence GTGATAGGATTTTTGAAATTTGACTTTTATTTCAAGATTTCATCATTTATATCAACTATTTCAACTATTAGGAACATTGTTTTAGCTTTTGTTTTAGCATTAAGTCTGGTTGTTTATGCGTATTCTCAGGAGGTGGTTAAGGGAGGTGTTCCTCAAGCAAGAAAGACTATTCTTGATTTTAAGGAGGAGCTTAAGCTTAATGAGAAGCAGGTTAAGGAGATAGAGAAGTATTTGCAGGGATTTTTTAAAAAGGAGCAAGAGTTGTCAAGCAAGATTAGGGAGAAGGAGGCAAGGTTTAAGGAGATGTTAAACAGTGATTGGGACATCAAAGAAATAAAGAAGCTTGTCAAGGAGATACATTGTCTTCGTGGGGAGCTGATAGCAGAGGAGCTTGAGACAGGGAAGAAGATAGACGGGGTGTTAAACGAGGAGCAGAGGAAGAAGTGGAGGGAGATTAGAATAGGAAGGAGGTAA
- a CDS encoding IS1595 family transposase, which translates to MGAEGKIPVFGILERQGKVKVEVVKDVSCEALLKETIKKVKRGSLIYTDKFRSYDGLVMYGFRHERVDKSIRSANGKVYINGIEGFWSYAKERLLKFHGVSRENFVYYLKELEFRYNSRDNLDEMVYLCLGGIK; encoded by the coding sequence ATGGGAGCAGAAGGTAAGATACCAGTATTTGGAATTCTTGAAAGGCAAGGAAAAGTAAAAGTAGAAGTAGTTAAGGATGTATCTTGTGAGGCTCTGTTAAAGGAGACGATAAAGAAGGTAAAGAGGGGGAGTTTAATTTACACAGACAAATTTAGGAGCTATGACGGACTTGTGATGTATGGTTTTAGACACGAGAGAGTAGACAAGAGTATAAGGTCTGCAAATGGGAAGGTATATATAAATGGGATAGAAGGATTTTGGAGTTATGCCAAAGAGAGACTTCTTAAGTTTCATGGAGTAAGCAGGGAGAATTTTGTGTATTACTTGAAAGAACTTGAATTCAGGTATAATAGTAGAGATAACTTAGATGAAATGGTGTATTTATGTTTAGGTGGAATAAAATGA
- the rpsO gene encoding 30S ribosomal protein S15, whose protein sequence is MPLDPELKQEIIQTFQRHPNDTGSPEVQIALLTARIKQLEEHLKIHRKDFHSRRGLMKLIGQRRALLNYLKRTDFNRYQALLQKIGLKK, encoded by the coding sequence ATGCCTTTAGACCCAGAGTTAAAACAAGAGATTATCCAAACTTTTCAGCGTCACCCAAATGACACAGGGTCGCCTGAAGTCCAGATTGCTTTGTTAACTGCAAGGATAAAGCAACTAGAAGAGCACCTCAAAATCCATCGCAAGGATTTTCATTCAAGAAGGGGTCTTATGAAATTAATCGGTCAGAGAAGGGCCCTTTTAAATTACCTCAAAAGAACCGATTTCAACAGATATCAGGCTTTGCTTCAAAAAATAGGGCTTAAAAAGTAG
- the rpoC gene encoding DNA-directed RNA polymerase subunit beta': protein MKELLSILEKPKDVMKIKALKIGIASPEKIREWSYGEVKKPETINYRTLRPEKDGLFCAKIFGPVRDYECICGKYRGMKHRGVICEKCGVEVIQSKVRRERMGHIELAAPVAHIWYLRSIPSKIGILLNMTLKEVESILYLERYIVIESQLEEFPVGTILTEDKYYTLKEMYGDQIVADTGASAIYELLRNLDLDKLIQDIQIELQTTHSEARKKKLSKRLQIARAFKQSGNKPEWMILKVIPVIPPELRPLVPLEGGRFATSDLNDLYRRVINRNVRLKKLIDLDAPEIILKNEKRMLQEAVDALFDNGRRGRPVMGPNRRPLKSLSDILKGKQGRFRQNLLGKRVDFSGRSVITAGPELRMYQCGLPKKMALELFKPYIYGWLEKHGYATNIKTAKRLVEEEHPAVWDALDEIVKEYPVMLNRAPTLHRLGIQAFEPVLIDTKALQLHPLVCVAYNADFDGDQMAVHVPLSVEAQIENRVLILSTNNILLPANGIPVVYPTQDMVLGIYYMTLERPFVKGEGKVFRDKDEVILAYQTGALHLQAKIKVKIDGKLIDTTVGRILFSTIVPEEIPFEEYNKPLTKKELQKLIDISYRRAGIKKTVIFADKLKDLGFMKATEAALSISVDYLTIPKKKAEILAEADKKIAEIWEQYREGLITESERYNKAIDIWSSATERVTEEMIKEMETKEYIGPNGEKIIGPSFNPVYIMAFSGARGSKDQIRQLAGMRGLMAKPSGEIIETPIKSNFREGLSVLEYFVSTHGARKGLADTALKTANAGYLTRKLVDVAQDCIVTEEDCGTIDGIEVGHLIEAGEIIEPVWDRVLGRVALEDILDPVTGEILIEADQEIDEEGVKKLKEAGIEKVMIRSVLTCEAKHGVCRKCYGRDLATGKLVEIGEAVGIIAAQSIGEPGTQLTMRTFHIGGAVGKALEQSEHRAQSRGLVKFLNLRLVRREDGNLVALNRQGEVAIVTPDGRILEKYPVTYGAKIKVEEGQEVRPGDLLVEWDPYTTPIIAEVSGRVKFGDIIDGVTVDEKIDVTTGRASIIVRDYKLTDYRPRISLKDDKGRTIDLPDGRGKARYELPVGAIISVQEGDFVKAGDIIARIPRETLKAKDITGGLPKVTDLFEARKPKEYATITEIDGTVVFEKEARGKKKVVIQPEVGDPLEYYISKGKHILVREGDVVKAGDPLIEGSPNPHDILKVKGVKGVARFLVEEIQEVYRLQGVKINDKHFEVIVKQMLKKVKIKDPGDTNFMIGEYVDKVKFEEENEKIIASGGKPAVAEPVILGITKVALLTDSWLSAASFQETTRVLTEASIAGKVDYLKGLKENVIIGRLIPAGTGRIVYEQKGWV, encoded by the coding sequence ATGAAGGAGCTCCTTTCTATTTTAGAAAAACCTAAGGATGTTATGAAAATAAAAGCTTTAAAGATAGGTATAGCTTCTCCAGAAAAAATAAGGGAGTGGAGCTATGGAGAGGTAAAAAAACCAGAGACAATAAATTACAGGACTTTAAGGCCTGAAAAAGATGGTCTGTTTTGTGCAAAAATTTTTGGTCCAGTAAGGGATTATGAATGTATTTGCGGAAAATATAGAGGAATGAAACACAGAGGGGTTATCTGTGAGAAATGCGGAGTTGAGGTTATTCAAAGTAAAGTTAGAAGAGAAAGGATGGGGCATATTGAGCTTGCAGCTCCTGTTGCTCATATTTGGTATTTGAGGAGTATTCCCTCTAAAATCGGTATTTTGCTTAATATGACCCTTAAAGAGGTTGAGTCCATCCTTTATTTAGAACGCTACATAGTTATCGAGAGCCAGCTCGAAGAGTTTCCTGTTGGAACCATTTTAACCGAAGATAAATATTATACGTTAAAAGAGATGTATGGTGACCAGATAGTAGCTGATACTGGGGCTTCTGCTATTTATGAACTTTTAAGAAATTTAGACCTTGATAAACTTATTCAAGATATTCAGATTGAATTACAAACCACCCATAGTGAGGCACGTAAAAAGAAATTAAGCAAGAGGCTTCAAATAGCTAGAGCGTTTAAGCAGTCTGGCAACAAGCCAGAATGGATGATTTTAAAAGTAATTCCAGTTATCCCCCCTGAGTTAAGGCCTTTAGTTCCTTTAGAAGGAGGAAGGTTTGCTACTTCAGATTTAAACGACCTTTACAGAAGGGTGATAAACCGTAATGTAAGATTAAAAAAACTAATAGACCTTGATGCACCTGAAATTATTTTGAAAAACGAAAAAAGAATGTTACAAGAGGCTGTGGATGCCCTTTTTGATAACGGAAGAAGAGGACGTCCTGTAATGGGTCCTAACAGAAGACCACTTAAAAGCCTTTCTGACATTCTTAAAGGCAAACAGGGTAGGTTTAGGCAGAACCTTCTTGGTAAAAGAGTAGATTTTTCAGGTAGGTCTGTTATCACGGCTGGTCCTGAATTGAGAATGTATCAGTGTGGTTTGCCCAAGAAAATGGCTTTAGAACTTTTTAAACCTTATATATATGGATGGTTAGAAAAGCACGGTTATGCTACTAATATTAAGACCGCAAAAAGATTGGTAGAAGAGGAACATCCTGCAGTTTGGGATGCCCTTGATGAGATAGTCAAGGAATATCCTGTGATGTTGAACCGTGCACCTACTTTGCATAGGTTAGGTATTCAGGCTTTTGAACCTGTATTGATAGATACCAAAGCACTACAATTACATCCTTTAGTTTGTGTAGCTTATAACGCAGACTTTGACGGAGACCAGATGGCGGTGCATGTGCCATTGTCAGTAGAGGCACAGATAGAAAATAGGGTACTTATTTTGTCTACTAATAATATACTTCTTCCTGCAAACGGTATTCCTGTAGTTTATCCTACCCAAGACATGGTTTTAGGTATTTATTACATGACTTTAGAACGTCCTTTTGTTAAAGGAGAGGGTAAAGTCTTTAGAGATAAGGACGAGGTTATCCTTGCTTATCAAACTGGTGCACTTCATCTTCAAGCAAAAATAAAAGTAAAAATTGACGGCAAACTTATAGATACCACGGTGGGGAGGATATTGTTTTCTACGATCGTTCCTGAGGAAATTCCTTTTGAGGAGTATAACAAACCTTTAACCAAAAAAGAGCTTCAGAAGTTGATAGATATTTCCTATCGTAGAGCAGGTATTAAAAAAACGGTTATCTTTGCAGACAAGTTGAAAGACTTAGGTTTTATGAAAGCTACTGAAGCAGCTCTTTCTATCTCAGTTGATTACCTTACCATCCCTAAGAAAAAGGCAGAGATTTTAGCTGAAGCCGACAAAAAGATCGCTGAGATTTGGGAACAGTATAGAGAAGGTTTGATAACCGAGAGCGAGCGTTATAACAAGGCTATAGACATTTGGTCTAGCGCTACAGAGCGTGTTACTGAAGAGATGATTAAAGAAATGGAAACCAAAGAATACATAGGGCCTAACGGAGAAAAAATAATAGGTCCTAGTTTTAACCCTGTTTATATCATGGCTTTTTCTGGCGCTCGTGGTTCTAAGGATCAGATAAGGCAGCTTGCAGGTATGAGAGGTTTGATGGCCAAACCTTCTGGCGAGATTATCGAAACCCCGATTAAGAGTAATTTTAGGGAGGGACTCTCTGTTTTGGAATACTTTGTTTCTACCCACGGAGCCCGTAAAGGGCTTGCAGATACAGCTTTAAAAACTGCTAATGCAGGATATCTTACAAGAAAGTTAGTTGACGTTGCTCAAGATTGTATAGTGACTGAAGAGGATTGTGGAACGATAGACGGTATAGAGGTAGGGCATCTTATTGAAGCAGGAGAAATAATCGAGCCTGTTTGGGACAGAGTTTTAGGAAGGGTAGCTCTGGAAGACATCTTAGATCCTGTTACTGGAGAGATATTAATCGAGGCTGATCAGGAAATCGACGAAGAAGGGGTTAAAAAGCTTAAAGAAGCAGGTATAGAAAAGGTTATGATAAGGTCTGTACTTACTTGTGAGGCAAAGCATGGAGTTTGTAGAAAATGTTATGGAAGAGACCTTGCTACCGGAAAGTTGGTAGAGATAGGAGAGGCAGTAGGGATTATAGCAGCACAATCTATTGGAGAACCTGGAACTCAGCTTACGATGAGAACCTTCCATATTGGAGGTGCTGTAGGCAAGGCCTTAGAGCAAAGCGAACATAGGGCTCAGTCAAGAGGTTTGGTCAAGTTCCTTAATCTAAGGTTAGTAAGAAGAGAAGATGGTAATTTAGTTGCTTTGAACAGACAAGGAGAAGTAGCTATCGTTACCCCGGATGGAAGGATTTTAGAAAAATATCCTGTTACTTATGGTGCTAAGATAAAGGTAGAAGAAGGTCAAGAGGTAAGACCAGGAGACCTTTTGGTAGAATGGGACCCTTATACTACACCTATCATTGCTGAGGTTTCTGGAAGGGTTAAGTTTGGGGACATCATAGATGGTGTAACCGTAGATGAAAAGATTGACGTAACTACCGGTAGGGCAAGTATTATAGTCAGAGATTACAAACTTACTGACTATAGACCAAGAATATCTCTTAAAGACGATAAAGGACGGACGATAGACCTTCCAGACGGAAGAGGTAAGGCAAGATACGAACTTCCGGTAGGGGCGATTATTAGTGTTCAGGAAGGAGATTTTGTAAAAGCAGGAGATATTATAGCTAGGATACCAAGAGAGACCCTTAAAGCTAAAGACATCACCGGTGGTCTTCCTAAGGTTACTGACCTTTTTGAAGCACGAAAACCTAAAGAATATGCCACCATTACTGAAATTGACGGAACGGTAGTTTTTGAAAAAGAAGCAAGGGGTAAAAAGAAGGTGGTTATCCAGCCTGAGGTAGGAGACCCCTTGGAGTATTATATTTCTAAGGGTAAACATATTTTGGTAAGAGAAGGAGATGTGGTAAAGGCTGGAGATCCTTTGATAGAGGGTTCTCCTAATCCTCATGATATTTTAAAAGTAAAAGGAGTTAAAGGGGTCGCTCGATTTTTGGTTGAAGAGATCCAAGAGGTTTATAGGCTTCAAGGCGTTAAGATAAACGACAAACACTTTGAAGTTATCGTAAAACAGATGCTTAAAAAAGTTAAGATAAAAGACCCAGGAGATACCAATTTCATGATTGGTGAGTATGTAGATAAAGTCAAGTTCGAGGAAGAAAACGAAAAAATAATAGCTTCTGGAGGAAAACCAGCTGTAGCTGAACCTGTTATCCTTGGTATTACCAAGGTTGCCTTGCTTACTGATTCCTGGTTGTCTGCAGCTTCTTTCCAAGAAACCACCAGGGTGCTTACTGAAGCTTCTATCGCAGGTAAAGTAGATTATCTAAAAGGATTAAAAGAAAACGTAATCATCGGAAGGTTGATCCCTGCTGGTACAGGAAGAATTGTTTATGAACAAAAAGGTTGGGTGTAA
- the rpoB gene encoding DNA-directed RNA polymerase subunit beta, with the protein MLNNQRNLPVRKNFAKVKQIQEVPYLLRIPKESYNKFLQAKTPPEHRADIGIHRCLKSVFPIRDYSETAVLEYIDYKILEPEYEPEEAKDKGLTYEAPIKLKVRLVTYDLDPETRVKSIKDVKEQEVYFGTIPLMTEDGRFIINGTERAIVNQLQRSPGVIFEKEKTHAKAGRLTYIARVIPVKGSWLDFIYDYKGRFFVRIDKRKNILATIFLKAMGMSEEEILSLFYPTERYLILDEGVEKILDYELLAGQKVVADIVNPNTGEVIVKKGKVITAGLIKKLKRAGIYSVKLPDEALIGKICAKEVVDPDTGEVILEVNQEITKEILDLLREKGIKEVNVLFVDLHYYTSSVRDALKTDKIKNREEALIEIYRKMRPSSPVNYEVAEAYFRSLFFDPETYDLSEIGRYKINLRLNLDIPINQRILTQKDIIAILKELIRLREREDEGDDIDSLSNRRIRAVGELVENQFLIGLMRMERAIKEKLQLQELEEITPVELINSKPVVGAVKEFFAQGQLSQFMDQTNVLSMLTHKRRLSALGPGGLTRERAGFEVRDVHPSHYGRICPIETPEGPNIGLIVSPTTFAQTNPYGFLETPYRLVKEGRVTDQIIYLNAAEEKDLVIAQSTIRLDKEGNILEEYVPARKNGEFIIAHRDEVDLIDLLPAQVVSVSSSLIPFLEHDDANRALMGSNMQRQAVPLIKTKAPLVGSGMERAVALNSGMVIVAEADGVVEDVDSTRIVVRYDTKEGELPEVKIYELIKWKKSNQNTCFSQRPIVKPGQRVKKGEILADGPSISKGELALGKDVLVAFMPWRGYNFEDSIIISERLVKEDVFTSIHIEEFECVARETKLGREEITRDLPNVSEELLTNLDESGIIKIGSYVKPGDILVGKVTPKGETTLTPEEKLLRAIFGEKAKDVKDTSLKVPAGIEGIVIDTKILTRKGLEKDIRAKQKEDETIARLLRNQADVLEVLFRHTVNRLAYVLNGELATAELEREGQIFINKGEALTLERLKNLPTSLLPKLKDIVPSSKKELITEVIKAYEKKRKEIIEEYEAHINRIKKGDELPPGVLKVVKVFVAMKRKLQPGDKMAGRHGNKGVVSKIVPIEDMPYLPDGTPVDMILSPLGVPSRMNIGQLLETHLGWACKELGKKLAKLAQEYQIESVKALLKEIFYEEEYEKLVEGKTDEEILELAKGFADGIPIATPVFAGAKEAEIKKWLSLAGLNESGTTVLYNGMTGEPFYEPVTVGYMHMLKLHHLVDDKIHARSTGPYSLITQQPLGGKSQFGGQRLGEMEVWAIEAYGAAYTLHEFLTVKSDDVEGRTKMYEKLVKGKNFLEGGMPESFKVLTKELQGLCLDIEPIEE; encoded by the coding sequence ATGCTAAACAACCAAAGAAACTTACCGGTTCGTAAAAATTTTGCTAAAGTAAAACAAATTCAAGAAGTACCTTATCTTTTAAGGATACCTAAGGAGTCTTACAATAAGTTTTTACAGGCTAAAACCCCTCCAGAGCATAGAGCTGATATAGGCATTCATAGATGTTTAAAGTCAGTCTTTCCGATAAGAGATTATTCTGAGACTGCGGTTTTAGAATACATAGATTACAAAATTTTAGAACCAGAGTACGAACCAGAAGAAGCTAAAGATAAAGGCTTAACCTATGAAGCTCCGATTAAACTAAAGGTGCGTTTGGTAACTTATGATTTAGACCCTGAAACCAGGGTAAAGAGCATTAAAGATGTCAAAGAGCAAGAGGTTTATTTTGGAACCATTCCTCTTATGACTGAAGATGGAAGGTTTATCATAAACGGGACTGAACGCGCTATCGTTAATCAACTTCAGAGGTCCCCTGGTGTTATTTTTGAAAAAGAAAAGACTCATGCGAAGGCAGGCAGGCTAACCTATATTGCTAGGGTTATCCCTGTAAAGGGTTCATGGTTAGATTTTATTTATGATTATAAAGGTAGGTTTTTTGTAAGGATAGATAAAAGAAAAAATATTTTAGCTACCATCTTTCTTAAAGCTATGGGTATGAGTGAAGAAGAAATTTTGTCTTTATTTTATCCTACTGAGAGATATCTAATCTTGGACGAGGGTGTAGAAAAAATCTTAGATTACGAACTTTTAGCCGGCCAAAAGGTAGTAGCTGATATTGTTAATCCCAACACCGGGGAAGTTATCGTTAAGAAAGGCAAGGTAATTACTGCAGGTTTGATAAAAAAATTAAAAAGAGCAGGGATTTATTCGGTAAAACTTCCTGATGAGGCTTTGATAGGAAAGATTTGTGCTAAAGAAGTGGTAGATCCTGATACTGGAGAGGTGATTTTAGAAGTTAATCAAGAAATAACGAAAGAAATATTAGATTTGCTTAGGGAAAAGGGAATAAAAGAGGTAAATGTTCTTTTTGTAGACCTTCATTATTATACTTCATCTGTGAGAGATGCATTAAAAACAGATAAAATAAAAAACAGGGAAGAGGCTCTTATTGAAATTTATAGAAAGATGCGGCCTTCAAGTCCTGTAAATTATGAAGTGGCAGAGGCTTACTTTAGGTCTCTCTTTTTTGATCCTGAAACTTATGACCTTTCTGAGATAGGACGTTATAAAATTAATTTGCGTTTAAACTTGGACATTCCAATAAATCAGAGGATACTTACGCAAAAAGATATTATTGCTATTTTAAAAGAGTTGATAAGGTTAAGAGAAAGAGAAGATGAAGGAGACGATATAGACAGCCTTTCTAACAGAAGGATTAGGGCAGTAGGAGAGTTGGTAGAAAACCAGTTTCTTATCGGTCTTATGAGGATGGAAAGGGCTATAAAGGAGAAACTCCAGCTTCAGGAGCTTGAAGAGATAACTCCTGTAGAGCTTATCAACAGTAAGCCTGTGGTGGGTGCGGTAAAGGAGTTTTTTGCTCAAGGCCAGCTTTCTCAGTTTATGGATCAGACAAACGTTCTTTCTATGCTTACCCACAAAAGAAGACTTTCTGCTTTAGGTCCAGGAGGTTTGACCAGAGAAAGGGCAGGATTTGAGGTTAGAGACGTTCATCCCAGCCATTACGGAAGAATTTGTCCTATCGAAACACCTGAAGGTCCTAACATAGGTTTAATCGTTTCTCCAACTACTTTTGCTCAAACCAATCCTTATGGGTTTTTAGAAACTCCTTATCGTTTGGTTAAAGAAGGTAGGGTGACGGATCAAATCATCTATTTAAACGCTGCTGAAGAAAAAGATTTAGTAATAGCTCAATCTACTATTAGATTAGATAAAGAAGGTAATATTTTAGAAGAATATGTACCTGCTAGAAAGAACGGAGAATTTATCATTGCCCATAGAGATGAGGTTGATTTGATAGACCTTTTACCTGCTCAAGTGGTAAGTGTTTCCAGCTCTTTGATACCTTTTCTTGAGCATGACGATGCTAACCGTGCGCTTATGGGTTCAAACATGCAAAGGCAGGCTGTGCCTTTGATTAAGACTAAAGCTCCTTTAGTTGGTTCTGGGATGGAGAGAGCAGTAGCCTTAAATTCTGGTATGGTTATAGTAGCTGAGGCTGATGGAGTAGTTGAAGATGTTGATAGCACCAGAATCGTAGTAAGATATGATACTAAAGAAGGGGAGCTTCCAGAGGTAAAGATTTACGAATTGATAAAGTGGAAAAAATCTAACCAAAACACTTGTTTCTCACAAAGGCCTATAGTCAAACCAGGACAAAGGGTTAAAAAAGGAGAAATCTTGGCTGATGGTCCTTCTATTAGTAAAGGAGAATTGGCTTTGGGTAAGGATGTTTTAGTAGCCTTTATGCCTTGGAGAGGTTATAATTTTGAGGACTCTATCATAATTTCTGAAAGATTAGTAAAAGAAGACGTATTTACCTCTATTCACATAGAGGAGTTTGAGTGTGTAGCTCGAGAGACCAAGCTTGGAAGAGAAGAAATTACCAGAGACCTTCCTAATGTAAGCGAAGAACTTTTAACCAATTTAGACGAAAGTGGTATTATAAAGATAGGAAGTTATGTAAAACCTGGAGACATTTTAGTAGGGAAGGTGACACCTAAGGGTGAGACTACCCTTACACCTGAAGAAAAGTTATTAAGGGCTATTTTTGGAGAAAAGGCCAAAGATGTGAAAGATACCTCTTTAAAGGTACCGGCTGGTATAGAAGGTATCGTAATTGATACTAAAATCCTTACCCGTAAGGGATTAGAAAAAGACATTAGGGCTAAACAGAAAGAAGATGAAACTATAGCAAGACTATTAAGAAATCAAGCAGATGTTTTAGAGGTCCTTTTTAGGCATACGGTAAACAGGCTGGCTTATGTTTTGAACGGAGAATTAGCTACTGCAGAATTAGAAAGAGAAGGCCAGATTTTTATCAATAAAGGGGAGGCCCTTACCTTAGAAAGATTAAAAAACTTGCCTACCTCTCTATTACCTAAGCTGAAAGATATAGTTCCATCTTCTAAGAAAGAGTTGATTACTGAAGTAATAAAGGCCTATGAAAAAAAGAGAAAGGAAATCATAGAAGAGTACGAAGCCCATATTAATAGGATTAAAAAAGGAGATGAATTACCCCCTGGTGTTTTAAAAGTAGTAAAGGTTTTTGTGGCGATGAAAAGAAAACTTCAGCCAGGAGATAAGATGGCAGGAAGGCACGGAAACAAAGGTGTTGTTTCTAAAATTGTTCCTATTGAGGATATGCCTTATCTTCCTGATGGAACACCTGTAGACATGATACTTTCTCCTTTGGGTGTTCCTTCTCGTATGAATATCGGTCAGCTTCTCGAAACCCACTTAGGTTGGGCTTGTAAAGAGCTGGGTAAAAAACTGGCCAAGTTAGCCCAGGAATATCAGATAGAAAGCGTAAAGGCCCTTTTAAAGGAAATTTTTTACGAAGAAGAATATGAAAAATTGGTAGAAGGTAAGACAGACGAAGAGATATTAGAGCTTGCTAAGGGTTTTGCCGATGGTATTCCTATTGCTACCCCTGTTTTTGCAGGAGCTAAAGAAGCTGAGATAAAGAAATGGCTGTCTTTAGCTGGGTTGAATGAAAGTGGAACTACAGTTCTTTATAACGGAATGACAGGGGAACCCTTTTATGAACCGGTAACCGTAGGATATATGCATATGTTAAAGCTCCATCATTTGGTTGATGATAAAATCCATGCTCGATCTACAGGACCATATTCTTTGATAACCCAGCAACCTCTTGGTGGAAAGTCTCAGTTTGGTGGCCAAAGATTGGGAGAGATGGAGGTTTGGGCAATAGAGGCTTATGGAGCTGCTTACACTTTACATGAATTTCTTACTGTAAAAAGTGATGACGTAGAAGGACGGACCAAGATGTATGAAAAATTGGTAAAAGGTAAAAACTTTTTAGAAGGAGGCATGCCTGAAAGCTTTAAGGTGTTAACTAAAGAGCTACAAGGTCTTTGTTTAGATATAGAACCTATAGAAGAATAA
- the rplL gene encoding 50S ribosomal protein L7/L12 produces MPVTKEEVIEFIANMSVLELSQFIKELEEKFGVTAAAPVAAVAAVGAVAGAPAETAQAEEKTEFDVVLTDVGGNKINVIKVVREITGLGLKEAKDLVEGVPKPVKTGVSKNEAEEIKKKLEEVGAKVEIK; encoded by the coding sequence ATGCCAGTAACCAAAGAAGAAGTTATCGAGTTTATTGCCAACATGAGTGTTTTGGAGCTCTCTCAGTTTATCAAAGAATTAGAGGAAAAGTTTGGAGTAACTGCAGCTGCTCCAGTAGCTGCAGTAGCAGCTGTGGGTGCTGTGGCTGGTGCTCCTGCTGAAACTGCTCAGGCTGAAGAAAAGACCGAGTTTGATGTGGTGTTGACTGATGTTGGTGGCAATAAGATTAACGTCATTAAGGTAGTAAGGGAAATCACAGGATTAGGTTTAAAAGAAGCTAAAGATTTGGTTGAAGGTGTGCCTAAGCCTGTAAAAACTGGTGTTAGCAAGAACGAGGCCGAAGAGATTAAGAAAAAATTAGAAGAAGTAGGTGCCAAAGTAGAAATCAAGTAA
- the rplJ gene encoding 50S ribosomal protein L10: MLTRARKAEIIKDVSEKFARSQGVFVTSFKGFTVAESNEIRKLVREKGGEVRVIKNTLIRIASENTNFKAVNDYVEGPTALVFAYQDPVEIAKVLSGFIKNHPSLQIKGFVIQGKGYKPEYLEDLVKLPPREILLAQVLGTIQAPVSNFVGVLAAIIRKFLYALKAIEEKKAKGE, from the coding sequence TTGCTTACCCGGGCTCGTAAGGCAGAAATTATCAAAGATGTGAGTGAAAAATTTGCTAGATCACAGGGGGTTTTTGTAACCTCGTTTAAAGGGTTTACTGTAGCTGAAAGTAACGAGATAAGAAAGCTTGTAAGAGAAAAAGGGGGAGAGGTTAGGGTTATAAAAAATACTCTTATAAGGATTGCTTCTGAAAACACTAATTTTAAGGCAGTAAACGACTATGTAGAAGGTCCTACGGCTTTAGTTTTTGCTTATCAAGATCCTGTAGAGATAGCTAAGGTTTTAAGTGGTTTTATAAAAAATCATCCATCTTTACAGATAAAGGGTTTTGTAATACAAGGTAAGGGTTATAAGCCAGAATACCTTGAAGATTTAGTGAAACTTCCTCCAAGAGAGATTTTATTGGCTCAAGTGCTGGGGACTATTCAGGCACCTGTTTCTAATTTTGTTGGGGTTTTGGCTGCTATTATCAGGAAATTCCTTTATGCACTTAAGGCTATTGAAGAGAAAAAGGCTAAAGGTGAGTAA